The following nucleotide sequence is from Thermostaphylospora chromogena.
CGAACCAGTATTCGAAGATCATCGCAATCATGGTTCGACCGTAGACCGGTGATGTTTCGCCGCCGATCGAATCGTGCCGTCGGCGGCCGGTCAGGTCGAGCCGCGCGGCGGTTGCCCGGGGAGGCCGACGTAGCGGGCCAGGGCTCGCATGGCGTGGTCGAACGCGGGGGCGGGGTCGAGGATCACGGCGGCGAACTGGCCGAACAGCTCGAAGCTGATCCAGCCGAACAGGCTGGTCCAGGCGGTCAGGGCGCGGGCGACGACGTCGTCGCGCACACCGGGCATGAACGCGCGCACCCGTTCGGCGTCGGCGGCGAAGGACGCGGGGGGCGGCGGGCCGACCGGCGGCGGGTCCAGCACCCCGGCCTCGTGGGCGTCGGCGAGGATGCGGCCGTACACGGCGGTGGCCCGGGTGGCGGGGCCGACGGTGTCCCGCGGCGCCCGGTATCCGGGCACGGGCGAGCCGTACAGCAGCGCGTACTCGTGCGGGTGCGCCAGCGCCCAGTCGCGTGACGCGCGGCACACCGCCAGCCAGCGGCCCGTGTGATCGTCGCGGGGACGGGTGGCGTCGGCGCGCTCCACGGCTTCGCCGATCGCGTTGTAGCCGTCGATGATCAGGGCGGTCAGCAGGTCGTCCCGGCTGGGGAAGTACCGGTATATGGCCGAGGAGACCATGCCCATCTCCCGGGCGACGGCCCGCAGCGACAGGCCGTGCGCCCCGTGGGTGGCGAGGTGACGGCGAGCGACATCGGTGATCTCCCGGATCAGCTCGGCCCGGATCCGTTCCCGTGCGGTACGGCTGACGTTCACAACCGTCACCCTAGCAGAGCAGTGTAAACAAACGAGAGCAGTGCTCTGGTATGGTTGCTCTCGAGAGAGAGCATTGCTCTCTTTGTGGACATGTGCTCACGGAGGTGTGGGGTATGGGCAAGCACGTCGTGGTGGGGGCGGGGCAGGTCGGCGCGGCGGTCGTCAAGGCGCTGGTACGGCGGGAGCAGGAGGTCGTCGTGGTCTCCCGTTCCGGTTCGGGACCTGAGCTGCCGGGGGTCCGCCGGGTGGCGGCCAGCGCCGCGGACGCCGAGGCGATGGCCGGGATCGCCGCCGGAGCCCAGGTGATCTACAACTGCGTCAACCCGCTCTACCACCGCTGGCTGACCGACTGGCCGCCGATCGCCTCCTCCCTGCTGGCGGCCGCCGAGGCGTCCGGTTCCGCCTACGTCATCCTCGGCAACCTGTACGTCTATGCCCCGCCGTCCGGGCCGATGACCGAGGACCTGCCGTTGGATCCGCCGTCGGCCAAGGCCGGGGTGCGGGCGCGCATCTGGCAGGACGCGCTGGCCGCGCACCGGGCGGGCAGAGTCCGGGTCACCGAGCTGCGCGCCTCCGACTACTACGGTCCCGGCTGCCGGGACCAGTCCCACCTGGGCGACAGGTTCGTGCCGAAGCTGCTGGCGGGCAAGCCGGTGCGGCTCCCCGGAGACCCCGACGCCCCGCACAGCTGGACCTACGTGCCCGACGTTGCAGAGGCGCTGGTCACGGCCGCCTTCGACGAGCGCTCCTGGGGCCGCGCCTGGCACGTGCCCACCGCCCCGCCCGTGACCTATCGGAAGATGGCCGAGCTGACCTGCGAGCTGGCCGGGGCGCCCGCGCCCAAGGTGGGCTCCATACCGCAGTGGCTGGTCAACGCGGCCGGCGTGTTCTCGCCGTTGCTCGCGGAGATCAAGTACGTCCGCTACCAGTTCGACCGGCCGTTCGTGGTGGACTCCTCGGCCTTCACCGAGACCTTCGGCCTCACGCCCACCCCCGTTGCCGAAGGACTGGCCGCCACCGTCGACTGGTGGCGCGCCGGAGCGCCGGACACCGTCTGACCGCGGGCGTCCGGCACCCTCGGTAACCCGGACATACCTTGGCATAGGGGAGGAGGATCGGGGAACAGCCGTATCGTCAGTGAGGGGGACCCGTGCCGGAACTCGTACTCGGCCCGATGCTGCGCTACGCCGACACCTCCGTCGCGAGCATATGGGTGGAGACCTCCGCCCCCTGCCAGGTCGCCGTCGAGGCGGGCGGGGTGCGCGCCGAGGCGCACACCTTCACCGTGCACGGCCACCACTACGCGCTCGTCGACCTGCGGCAGGCGCCCTCGGGGGCGCCCTACACGGTCGACCTGGACGGCGAGCGCGTCTGGCCCCTGGACGGCGCACCGCCCAGCCGCCTGCGCCTGCTGCCCGCCGACCGGTCGCCGCGCCTGCTGTTCGGCTCCTGCCGCACCAGCGTGCCGCACGACGCCGCGCACCTGCTCACCCACGGCGTGGACGTGCTGCGCGAATACGGCAACCGCATGCGCGACCAGCCCGACGGCGACTGGCCCGACCTGCTCCTGCTCCTCGGCGACCAGGTCTACGCCGACGAGCCGTCGAGCGAGATGCGCGACTTCATCGCCGCCCGCCGCGACGGCCAGGAACCCGCCGGGGAGATCGCCGACTTCGAGGAGTACGCCGAGCTGTACCGGCAGGCATGGAGCGAACCGGACATCCGCTGGCTGCTGTCCACCATGCCCAGCGCGATGATCTTCGACGATCACGACCTGCGCGACGACTGGAACACCTCCGCGGCCTGGCGGGAGCGGATGAACGCGGTGCCGTGGTGGCGCCGCCGCCTGATCGCCGGGCTCGGCGCGTACTGGGTCTACCAGCACATCGGCAACCTCTCCCCGGCCGAGCGGGACGAGGAGGGACTGCTGCCCGCCCTGCGCGCCGCCGACGGGGACGGCGGGGCCCTTCTCGACGCCTTCGCCGACCGCGCGGACACCGACCCCGCGGCCCACCGCTGGAGCTACGCCCGCGATTTCGGCGACATCCGCCTGATCATGGTCGATACCCGCTGCTCCCGGCAGCTCACCCCGGGGGAGCGGCGGATGCTCGATCCGCAGGAGTGGAAGTGGCTGGCCGAGCAGGTCGGCAGCGCCGCGGACGCTCGCGTGCTCGTCATCGGCTCCTCCATCCCCGTGCTGCTGCCCAGCGGTATCCACCACGTGGAGGCGTGGAACGAGGCGCTGTGCGACGGCGCGTGGGGGACGCGGGTGGCCGGCTGGTCGGAGACCCTGCGGCAGGCCATCGATCTGGAGCACTGGGCGGCCTTCCGCCGCTCCTTCGAAGAGCTGTGCCGCATGCTCGCCGGTTTCGACGGCATGGTCGTGCTGCTCTCCGGCGATGTGCACTACTCCTACGTCGCCAAGGTCCGCCGCCGGCCCATCTACCAGGTGGTGTGCTCGCCCATCCGCAACCCGCTCAGCCGTGTGCTGCGCCTGGCCAACATCGCCGCCTCCTTCGGGCTCGCCTCGCTGCTCGGCGGCTGGCTGGCCGGGCTCGCGGGGCTGCCGCGCCCCCCGTACCGGTGGCGCATCGTCAAGGGGCCGTGGTTCCAGAACTCCATCGCCACCCTCGACCTGTCCGGCGTGCCGCGGGTCGCCTGGCATGACTCCTCTGCCGAACCCCGCGTCACGGTACGGCTCGCGCCCGACGGCGCGAGCCGTACCGGCGGGCGCGTCAGACGCGGGAGCCGCACCTGACGCGTCCCGGACCTCCCCGGCCCCGTCTCACGGCCGGGTCCGGACATTTCCGGGTACCTTCACGAGCGCAGGTCGCGCAGGGCGGCGGCGAACCTGTCCACGGCCAGCAGCAGGTCGTCCTCGGAGATCACCAGGGGCGGGGCCAGCCGCACGGTCGAGCCGTGCGTGTCCTTGGCCAGCACGCCGTGCTCCAGCAGCACCTCGCAGAACCGCCGTCCGGTGCCCAGCGCCGGGTCGATGTCGACGCCCGCCCACAGCCCTCGCCCGCGCACGGCGACCACGCCGCGGCCGATGAGGGCGCGCAGCCGGTCGTGCAGGATCTTGCCGAGCCTGCGCGCCGCGGCCTGGTACTCGCCCGTGGCGAGCATGACGACGACCTCGATGCCGACCGCGCAGGCCAGCGGGTTGCCGCCGAAGGTCGAGCCGTGCTGCCCCGGGCCGAGAACACCCAGCACGTCGGCGTCCGCGACCACGGCCGAGACCGGGACCACGCCGCCGCCCAGCGCCTTGCCGAGGATGTACATGTCCGGTACCACGCCCTCGTGGTCGCAGGCGAAGGTGGCGCCGGTGCGGGCCAGGCCCGACTGGATCTCGTCGGCCGCGAACAGCACCCTGCGCTCGGTGCAGATCTCGCGGACGGCGCGCAGGTAGCCGTCCGGCGGCACGATCACTCCGGCCTCGCCCTGGATGGGCTCGATCAGCACGGCGACCGTGGTGTCGTCGATCGCCTCCGCGATCGCCTCGGCCGAGCCGTACGGCACCACGCGGAACCCCGGCGTGTACGGGCCGAAACCGCCGCGCGCGTCCGGGTCGGTGGAGAAGCTCACGATGGTCGTGGTGCGGCCGTGGAAGTTGCCCTCGGCCACCACGATCGTCGCCTGTCCCTCGGGCACCCCCTTGACGTCGTAGCCCCACCGGCGGGCCACCTTGATCGCGGTCTCCACGGCCTCCGCGCCGGTGTTCATCGGCAGGACCATCTCCTTGCCGGCGAGGTCGCCGAGGCGGGCGCAGAACTCGGCGAACCTGTCGTGGTGGAAGGCGCGGCTGGTCAGGGTGACCCGGCTGAGCTGCTCCCGCGCGGCCCGCAGGATGCGCTCGTTGCCGTGCCCGAAGTTCAGCGCCGAGTAACCCGCCAGGCAGTCGAGGTAGCGCCTGCCGGCGACGTCGGTCACCCACGCCCCCGACCCTTCGCGGATCACCACGGGCAGCGGGTGGTAGTTGTGCGCGCTCCTGCGCTCGCTGAGTTCGATCAGCTCGGTCGCGTCGCTCATCGGCGGATCTCCAGAGTGCAGCATTTGGGACCGCCGCCGGACTTGCGCAGCTCCGACATGTCCACCGGGATCGGGTCGAACCCGCGGCGCTTGAGCTCGAGTTGCAGGTCGGCGGCCTCGCTGTTGATGATGACGTTCTTCCCGTCGCTCACCGCGTTGAGGCCCAGGGCCTGCGCGTCGGCCGCCGTGGCGAGCACGGCGTCGGGGAACAGCCGGCGCAGCACTTCCCGGCTCCCCGGTGAGAACGCCTCCGGATAGTAGGCGACCGTCCGCCCGTCCAGGGTGAACAGCGCCGTGTCGAGGTGGTAGAAGCGCGGATCGACGAGCCGGAGCGTCACCACCGGACGCCCGAACAGCTCCTGAGCCTCATGATGGGCGCCGACGTCGGTGCGGAAACCGGTGCCGGCGAGCACCACCTCGTCGGTGACCACGAAGTCGCCCTCGCCCTCGTTGACGTGCTCGGCGGGGGTGACCGGGAAGCCGCGTTCGGCGAACCACGCGAGGTAGGCGTCGGCCTCGGGGGCCCGCTGCGGGTGGCGGAACCGCGCACCGTACACCTTGCCGTCCACGACCAGCGCGCCGTTGGCGGCGAAGACCATGTCGGGCAGCCCCTCGATCGGGTCGATGAGGCTGACCGTATGCCCGAGATCCTCGTAGACGGCCTTCAGCTTCTCCCATTGCCGGATGGCGAGGTCCCGGTCCGTGTCCGTGGACGGGTCCATCCACGGGTTGATCGCGTACTTCACCGTGAAGTAATCGGGGCGGCACATAACGTAATGTCTGGTTCGCGCCATGT
It contains:
- the rocD gene encoding ornithine--oxo-acid transaminase, yielding MSDATELIELSERRSAHNYHPLPVVIREGSGAWVTDVAGRRYLDCLAGYSALNFGHGNERILRAAREQLSRVTLTSRAFHHDRFAEFCARLGDLAGKEMVLPMNTGAEAVETAIKVARRWGYDVKGVPEGQATIVVAEGNFHGRTTTIVSFSTDPDARGGFGPYTPGFRVVPYGSAEAIAEAIDDTTVAVLIEPIQGEAGVIVPPDGYLRAVREICTERRVLFAADEIQSGLARTGATFACDHEGVVPDMYILGKALGGGVVPVSAVVADADVLGVLGPGQHGSTFGGNPLACAVGIEVVVMLATGEYQAAARRLGKILHDRLRALIGRGVVAVRGRGLWAGVDIDPALGTGRRFCEVLLEHGVLAKDTHGSTVRLAPPLVISEDDLLLAVDRFAAALRDLRS
- a CDS encoding TetR/AcrR family transcriptional regulator; the encoded protein is MNVSRTARERIRAELIREITDVARRHLATHGAHGLSLRAVAREMGMVSSAIYRYFPSRDDLLTALIIDGYNAIGEAVERADATRPRDDHTGRWLAVCRASRDWALAHPHEYALLYGSPVPGYRAPRDTVGPATRATAVYGRILADAHEAGVLDPPPVGPPPPASFAADAERVRAFMPGVRDDVVARALTAWTSLFGWISFELFGQFAAVILDPAPAFDHAMRALARYVGLPGQPPRGST
- a CDS encoding NAD-dependent epimerase/dehydratase family protein, producing the protein MGKHVVVGAGQVGAAVVKALVRREQEVVVVSRSGSGPELPGVRRVAASAADAEAMAGIAAGAQVIYNCVNPLYHRWLTDWPPIASSLLAAAEASGSAYVILGNLYVYAPPSGPMTEDLPLDPPSAKAGVRARIWQDALAAHRAGRVRVTELRASDYYGPGCRDQSHLGDRFVPKLLAGKPVRLPGDPDAPHSWTYVPDVAEALVTAAFDERSWGRAWHVPTAPPVTYRKMAELTCELAGAPAPKVGSIPQWLVNAAGVFSPLLAEIKYVRYQFDRPFVVDSSAFTETFGLTPTPVAEGLAATVDWWRAGAPDTV
- a CDS encoding alkaline phosphatase D family protein; amino-acid sequence: MPELVLGPMLRYADTSVASIWVETSAPCQVAVEAGGVRAEAHTFTVHGHHYALVDLRQAPSGAPYTVDLDGERVWPLDGAPPSRLRLLPADRSPRLLFGSCRTSVPHDAAHLLTHGVDVLREYGNRMRDQPDGDWPDLLLLLGDQVYADEPSSEMRDFIAARRDGQEPAGEIADFEEYAELYRQAWSEPDIRWLLSTMPSAMIFDDHDLRDDWNTSAAWRERMNAVPWWRRRLIAGLGAYWVYQHIGNLSPAERDEEGLLPALRAADGDGGALLDAFADRADTDPAAHRWSYARDFGDIRLIMVDTRCSRQLTPGERRMLDPQEWKWLAEQVGSAADARVLVIGSSIPVLLPSGIHHVEAWNEALCDGAWGTRVAGWSETLRQAIDLEHWAAFRRSFEELCRMLAGFDGMVVLLSGDVHYSYVAKVRRRPIYQVVCSPIRNPLSRVLRLANIAASFGLASLLGGWLAGLAGLPRPPYRWRIVKGPWFQNSIATLDLSGVPRVAWHDSSAEPRVTVRLAPDGASRTGGRVRRGSRT
- the ddaH gene encoding dimethylargininase, which gives rise to MARTRHYVMCRPDYFTVKYAINPWMDPSTDTDRDLAIRQWEKLKAVYEDLGHTVSLIDPIEGLPDMVFAANGALVVDGKVYGARFRHPQRAPEADAYLAWFAERGFPVTPAEHVNEGEGDFVVTDEVVLAGTGFRTDVGAHHEAQELFGRPVVTLRLVDPRFYHLDTALFTLDGRTVAYYPEAFSPGSREVLRRLFPDAVLATAADAQALGLNAVSDGKNVIINSEAADLQLELKRRGFDPIPVDMSELRKSGGGPKCCTLEIRR